Genomic DNA from Sphingomonas lacunae:
CCGCGGCAGCCAATACCGCTGAACGGCGTGCACGCGTCGCCGCGATAGAAGTACCGTCGACCGGCAACGCAGCCGAAGACGCCTATATCTATGGCTATCGGCTTTGGGAGGCACGCCTTTACCCGGAAGCGCAGGCACAGTTGCAAAAGGTAGTTGACGATCATGGCACGCACAGGCGGGCCAGCTATGCCGGCAATCTCCTGGGCCGGGCGTTCCTTGACAATAATCAGCCAACACAGGCCGTCCGCGCCTTTTACGACAATTATCGGACGCGCCCGCGTGGCGAACGGGCGCCCGACAGTGTCTATTTCATGGGCATGGCGCTGATTCAGCTCAATCGGCGCAGCGATGCCTGCCAGACCTTCAACGAATTCAACCGCGTGTACGGATCGACGGCTTCGGCTGATCTGCGCGCCCGGGTTGCAACCGCACGAGGCACGGCTGGCTGCGACAGCTGATCTGGAGAAAGGCGCCGCTCGCCTGCAGCAGGCAGTGGCTGCACTGGCCGGCCAAGAAGCCGCGGATAGCGGCCGCTTTGGTATTGCCGTGTCCGGCGGAGCAGACAGCCTGGCCCTGTTGTTGCTGAGCCAGGCTGCATTTCCGGGCCGGGTAGCCGCTGCCACCGTTGATCATCGTCTCAGGCAAGCCAGCGCTGCCGAAGCCCGTTTTGTCTCGCACCTTTGCCGCGAGCGGTCCATTCCCCATGCAACGCTGGAACCATCAATGCCGATCACCGGCAATCTTCAGTCTGCAGCACGATCGGCGCGCTACGCATTGCTCGACCTCTGGCGGACAGAGCAGAAGCTCGATTGGGTCATGACCGCGCATCATGGCGATGACCAGCTCGAAACCCTGGTCATGCGGGTCAACCGGTCGAGCGGGGTAGGCGGCATGGCCGGCATCCGCGGACGACAGGACCATCTGCTGCGACCGCTGCTGAACTGGCGGCGGGCTGATCTGGAGGCACTACTCAAGGAGCAGGCCATCACCCCTGTTGACGACCCGTCCAACCGTGATGCGCGCTTTGACCGGGCCAGAATCAGGCCACTGGTGCAATCCTGTACCCTGATTGATCCCGTCGCAGCCAATGCCATGGCCAACAATATGGCGGCAGCAGACAGGGCGCTCGACTGGGCGACAGACCAACTGGCCAGACAACGCCTTGAGCGGCATGGCAACCAGTGGCTGCTGGATAGCAGCGACATCCCGGAAGAGCTTTTGCGCCGGCTTTTGTTGCGGGCACTGCGACAGGCCGCTGGCCAAAATTTCGCGCCCCGGGGTCGGCAAATCACCGCCACTATTCAGGCTTTGGCAAGAGGTGAGCAGGCAATGCTGGGAACGTTGCTGATCAAGGCCGACAGGCACAATGGCGATCTGTGGCTGATCCAGCCAGCACCGCCTGTACGCCAGCAGTCAGTTGAGTGATCGAAGACGCATCGGGCCTTGTTGCCAGTGCCCTGCCATCCTATCTTGCAGGCAGAAGTTTAGCGGAGTGACATAAAGTGGGTGACGACAAGC
This window encodes:
- the tilS gene encoding tRNA lysidine(34) synthetase TilS, yielding MAALAGQEAADSGRFGIAVSGGADSLALLLLSQAAFPGRVAAATVDHRLRQASAAEARFVSHLCRERSIPHATLEPSMPITGNLQSAARSARYALLDLWRTEQKLDWVMTAHHGDDQLETLVMRVNRSSGVGGMAGIRGRQDHLLRPLLNWRRADLEALLKEQAITPVDDPSNRDARFDRARIRPLVQSCTLIDPVAANAMANNMAAADRALDWATDQLARQRLERHGNQWLLDSSDIPEELLRRLLLRALRQAAGQNFAPRGRQITATIQALARGEQAMLGTLLIKADRHNGDLWLIQPAPPVRQQSVE